The Malus sylvestris chromosome 12, drMalSylv7.2, whole genome shotgun sequence genome contains a region encoding:
- the LOC126592638 gene encoding peroxygenase-like, translating into MAADQGQQQASSESMATVAEKAPITVERKIRNDLETKLPKPYMPRAMIAPDMENINGTWGHKHSNMSVLQQHAAFFDQDNDGIIYPSETFRGFRALGFNPVASFIFMVLVHGAMSYATLPTWIPSPFFAIHIENIHRAKHGSDSGTYDTEGRYIPANLENMFSKYARTVPDKLTFKELWHMTQANRDAFDFFGWIASKLEWGVLYLLAKDENGYLAKEAVRRCFDGSLFEYCSKLQKGAVSKMG; encoded by the exons atggcagCTGATCAGGGCCAGCAGCAGGCATCCAGTGAGTCCATGGCGACGGTGGCTGAGAAGGCTCCGATCACCGTGGAGAGGAAGATCCGCAATGATTTGGAGACCAAGCTCCCCAAACCAT ACATGCCTAGGGCTATGATTGCGCCTGATATGGAGAACATCAATGGCACGTGGGGCCATAAGCATTCCAACATGTCTGTGCTTCAACAGCATGCAGCATTCTTCGACCAAGACAACGATGGTATAATCTACCCTTCCGAAACATTCAGAG GATTTCGTGCACTCGGGTTTAATCCGGTTGCTTCGTTCATCTTCATGGTTCTTGTCCATGGAGCTATGAGTTATGCTACTCTTCCT ACATGGATACCGTCGCCTTTCTTCGCAATTCACATAGAGAACATACACAGGGCAAAACATGGAAGTGACTCAGGGACCTATGACACAGAGGGAAG GTACATTCCTGCAAATCTGGAGAACATGTTCAGCAAGTACGCCCGCACTGTGCCTGATAAGCTTACATTCAAGGAGCTTTGGCACATGACTCAGGCTAACCGTGATGCCTTTGATTTCTTTGGCTG GATTGCAAGTAAACTGGAATGGGGAGTTCTGTATCTTCTTGCAAAAGATGAAAACGGCTACTTGGCAAAGGAAGCCGTGAGGCGTTGTTTTGATGGAAGCTTGTTCGAGTACTGTTCGAAGTTGCAGAAGGGTGCTGTTAGTAAGATGGGATGA